The Branchiostoma floridae strain S238N-H82 chromosome 17, Bfl_VNyyK, whole genome shotgun sequence genome has a window encoding:
- the LOC118405013 gene encoding glycine-rich cell wall structural protein 1-like, giving the protein MGQISELVYSLSEEQIKSILLKTLDKEPAVLYNILQSRQWRDAEGGGTSLAEDGGDSDSGNCAEGGDLTGDGDVAKGSSGGGDVAKGTGGGGDVAKGSSGGGDVAKGSGGGGDVAKGNSGDGDVAKGNSGGGDVAKGNSRGRDGAVAKGNSGGGDVAKGTGGGGDVAKGSSGGGDVAKGSSGGGDVAKGSGGGGDVAKGNSGDGDVAKGNSGGGDVAKGNSRDGAVAKGNSGGGDVAKGSGGGGAVAKGNSGDGDVAKGNSGGGDVAKGNSRDGAVAKGNSGGGDVVKGNSGGGAVAKGSGGGGKVAKGKKGRGGRGTRSSDNKPKWCSCGQCQKMLRDEERFCCGADPVSCVSNLPDMEMYILDPGRLRLNRALRNDILALKDDLQDPGSDNREFRRAAYRHFLLWQYGRLGEGGRVKIPSCCVSKIRKAFPDPYGQYERPVANRLD; this is encoded by the exons ATggggcaaatttcg GAGCTGGTATATTCCTTGTCTGAGGAACAAATAAAGTCAATCCTCCTCAAGACACTGGACAAAGAACCAGCTGTCCTCTATAACATTCTGCAGTCACGGCAGTGGAGAGATGCTGAGGGTGGGGGTACCAGTCTTGCTGAGGATGGTGGTGATTCTGACAGTGGGAACTGTGCTGAGGGTGGGGACCTTACTGGTGATGGTGACGTCGCCAAGGGTAGCAGCGGAGGTGGTGACGTTGCCAAGGGTACCGGCGGAGGTGGTGACGTTGCCAAGGGTAGCAGCGGAGGTGGTGACGTTGCCAAGGGTAGCGGTGGAGGTGGTGACGTTGCCAAGGGTAACAGCGGAGATGGTGACGTTGCCAAGGGTAACAGCGGAGGTGGTGACGTTGCCAAGGGTAACAGCAGAGGCAGAGATGGTGCTGTTGCCAAGGGTAACAGCGGAGGTGGTGACGTTGCCAAGGGTACCGGCGGAGGTGGTGACGTTGCCAAGGGTAGCAGCGGAGGTGGTGACGTTGCCAAGGGTAGCAGCGGAGGTGGTGACGTTGCCAAGGGTAGCGGTGGAGGTGGTGACGTTGCCAAGGGTAACAGCGGAGATGGTGACGTTGCCAAGGGTAACAGCGGAGGTGGTGACGTTGCCAAGGGTAACAGCAGAGATGGTGCTGTTGCCAAGGGTAACAGCGGAGGTGGTGACGTTGCCAAGGGTAGCGGCGGAGGTGGTGCCGTTGCCAAGGGTAACAGCGGAGATGGTGACGTTGCCAAGGGTAACAGCGGAGGTGGTGACGTTGCCAAGGGTAACAGCAGAGATGGTGCTGTTGCCAAGGGTAACAGCGGAGGTGGTGATGTTGTCAAGGGTAACAGCGGAGGTGGTGCCGTTGCCAAGGGTAGTGGCGGAGGTGGTAAAGTTGCCAAGGGCAAAAAGGGGAGAGGTGGCAGAGGGACAAGAAGTAGTGACAACAAACCGAAGTGGTGTTCTTGTGGTCAATGCCAGAAGATGTTAAGGGACGAAGAGAGGTTCTGTTGCGGCGCTGATCCAGTGTCCTGTGTCTCCAACCTCCCT GACATGGAGATGTACATCCTTGACCCTGGTAGGTTGCGGTTGAACAGGGCCCTGAGAAACGACATCCTGGCCTTAAAGGATGACCTTCAAGACCCAGGTTCTGATAACAGGGAGTTTCGACGCGCTGCATACAGGCATTTTCTGCTGTGGCAGTATGGCcgactgggggaggggggcagggtgAAGATACCCAGTTGTTGTGTTTCTAAAATAAGGAAGGCTTTTCCTGACCCTTATGGGCAGTACGAGAGACCGGTTGCAAACCGACTGGACTAG
- the LOC118404690 gene encoding tyrosine-protein kinase receptor Tie-1-like, producing the protein MVNPGLATSIFICAVLAELVNNVDAVADVTLVNERPLVDPSGAQTFLKCVTNTVDSVKFTAEGSWVIPDSAVTSTIGPEAWPGGMLTFTPDGGAAGVFTCSGTDSSGQEVSVSTAKTLSSAVFLSTQFTVTASIGDSVRLHMTLSEAEVGRSQVNIRWQHDGSLIVIKLNRGNVAQRIEIAETFDNVVAEDAGIYECFTSETTRREGNQGIVRLIVRGCPKNKWGQNCEGDCPACYNGGQCDHNTGECTCAPGFMGDNCEIGCGGNRFGRDCSFQCDAASGDDGACAGRVFCVPDPQGCSCATGFTGIDCTEACSPGSFGAGCAQQCHCTDNEPCDPYSGACAQGCAEGWEGPSCQQVSVPDACSDKPCLNGGTCQVMQDSFSCTCTGEFTGDTCQTSASTPAPGLSDGSVDLETEDAPVDPMWTLLPPTLCALTLALFIGGAFCCCKQKCCPSNDVLPIFVTTEEVEKLGLPPAGAPMTADRSAHKKPGRPRRENTLLVSPKKHVQMERELAPSKKPYKAVRKPRRK; encoded by the exons ATGGTGAATCCAGGACTAGCTACTAGTATTTTTATTTGTGCAGTATTGGCAGAGTTGGTGAACAACGTTG ATGCAGTAGCTGACGTCACCCTTGTGAACGAGCGCCCCCTAGTGGACCCCTCAGGAGCGCAGACATTCCTGAAATGCGTCACCAACACCGTGGACTCCGTCAAGTTCACGGCTGAAGGGTCATGGGTAATCCCAGATTCAGCGGTCACAAGTACCATAG GTCCAGAGGCGTGGCCAGGTGGTATGCTTACCTTCACACCTGACGGTGGAGCGgcaggtgtgttcacctgtaGCGGGACAGACAGCAGTGGTCAGGAGGTGTCAGTCTCTACCGCCAAGACCTTATCCTCGG CGGTGTTCCTCTCGACGCAGTTCACAGTGACAGCCAGCATCGGAGATTCGGTAAGATTACACATGACGCTGTCAGAGGCAGAGGTAGGGAGGTCACAGGTCAACATCCGCTGGCAGCATGACGGCAGCCTCATCGTCATCAAACTCAACAGGGGCAATGTAGCTCAACGG ATTGAGATTGCGGAGACATTTGACAACGTGGTTGCAGAAGATGCGGGCATCTATGAGTGTTTTACTTCCGAGACAACTCGGAGGGAGGGGAACCAGGGGATCGTCCGTCTTATCGTGAGAG GATGTCCGAAGAACAAGTGGGGGCAGAATTGTGAGGGGGACTGCCCAGCCTGCTACAACGGAGGTCAGTGTGACCACAACACCGGGGAGTGCACGTGCGCGCCTGGATTCATGGGAGATAACTGTGAGATAG GGTGTGGCGGGAACAGATTTGGGCGCGATTGTTCTTTCCAGTGTGACGCTGCCAGCGGTGATGATGGCGCATGCGCAGGTCGTGTTTTCTGCGTTCCAGACCCTCAGGGCTGCTCATGCGCAACAGGGTTCACCGGGATCGACTGTACAGAAG CCTGTTCACCGGGAAGTTTTGGCGCAGGCTGCGCACAGCAGTGTCACTGTACCGACAATGAACCCTGTGACCCTTACTCCGGAGCATGCGCACAAGGCTGTGCCGAGGGTTGGGAGGGGCCATCTTGTCAGCAAG TTTCTGTACCTGACGCCTGTTCGGACAAACCCTGTCTAAATGGTGGCACCTGCCAGGTGATGCAGGACAGCTTCAGCtgcacctgtacaggtgaatTTACGGGTGACACCTGCCAGACATCCGCCAGTACACCTGCTCCAG GTCTTTCTGATGGAAGCGTGGATCTGGAGACTGAAGATGCTCCAGTAGACCCCATGTGGACCCTCCTACCACCAACTCTGTGTGCACTAACCCTGGCGCTGTTCATAGGGGGCGCTTTTTGCTGTTGCAAACAGAAGTGTTGTCCGTCCAACGACGTCCTTCCCATCTTCGTCACAACGGAAGAGGTCGAG AAGCTGGGGCTCCCCCCAGCGGGTGCACCGATGACTGCAGACAGGAGCGCGCACAAGAAGCCGGGAAGACCGAGACGAGAGAACACACTTCTGGTATCACCCAAGAAACATGTACAGATGGAGAGAGAACTGGCGCCGAGCAAGAAACCGTACAAAGCCGTGAGAAAACCCAGAAGGAAATAA
- the LOC118404664 gene encoding zinc finger protein 2 homolog: protein MATTSNIQGPDDAGWTAGEDSSVVSETEEKRYECEECSRQFSVQAHLKTHMHTHTGEKPYRCEECGKLFSQLGNLKKHMRTHSGEKPYRCEECSRQFSESCNLKAHMRTHTGEKPYKCEECSRQFSQPGHLKKHMRTHTREKPYRCEACSRHFSRLDALQTHMRTHTGEKPYKCEECSRQFSESGQLKTHMRTHTGEKPYRCEECNSQFSQLGALKTHMQTHTGEKPYKCEECGRQFSQLSHLKDHMRTHTGEKPYTCEECSRQFSELGALRTHMRTHTGEKPYRCENCGKQFSHYSALKVHMRTHTGEKPYTCEECSKQFSQLSNLKRHIRAHTGKKPYRCEECSRQFSRLGNLKTHMRTHTGEKPYTCEECSKQFAAQSNLYKHMKSHE, encoded by the coding sequence ATGGCGACAACAAGTAACATTCAGGGACCTGATGATGCTGGGTGGACGGCAGGAGAGGATTCTTCCGTGGTTTCCGAAACAGAGGAGAAACGCTAcgaatgtgaggagtgcagcaggcagtttagtgtaCAAGCtcatctgaagactcatatgcatactcacactggagagaaaccctacagatgtgaggagtgcggcaagctGTTTAGTCAGCTTGGTAATTTGAAGaagcacatgcggactcatagtggggaaaaaccctacaggtgtgaggagtgcagcaggcagttcagtgagtcATGCAATCTAAAGgctcacatgcgcactcacacaggggagaaaccctataagtgtgaggagtgcagcaggcagttcagtcagccgGGCCATCTAaaaaaacacatgcggactcacacaagagagaagccctacaggtgtgaagcGTGCAGTAGGCATTTCAGTCGACTTGACGCTCTGCAAActcacatgcgtactcacacaggagaaaaaccctacaagtgtgaggagtgcagcagacagttcagtgagTCAGGCCAgctaaagactcacatgcgtactcacactggggagaaaccctacaggtgtgaggagtgcaacagtcagtttagtcagctgggtgctctgaagactcacatgcagactcacacaggggagaaaccttacaagtgtgaggagtgcggccggcagttcagtcagctgagtcatTTGAAAgatcacatgcggactcacacaggtgagaaaccctacacgtgtgaggagtgcagcaggcagttcagtgaactTGGCGCTCTGCGTAcccacatgcgcactcacacaggagagaaaccctacaggtgtgagaattgtggcaagcagttcagtcattaTTCTGCATTAAAggtgcacatgcgcactcacacaggtgagaaaccctacacgtgtgaggagtgcagcaagcagtttagtcagctgagtaatctgaagaggcacataCGTGCTCACACAGGaaagaaaccctacaggtgtgaggagtgcagcagacagttcagtcgaCTTGGTAatttgaagactcacatgcggactcacactggggagaaaccctacacgtgtgaggagtgcagcaaacaattCGCTGCCCAAAGTAATCTTTATAAACACATGAAATCTCACGAGTAG